From a region of the Triticum aestivum cultivar Chinese Spring chromosome 7D, IWGSC CS RefSeq v2.1, whole genome shotgun sequence genome:
- the LOC123167410 gene encoding uncharacterized protein, translating into MGRPRGKAKKSAEDARDDDDGSGGEEAAPTDHKRSGSPLKPLRDDGGDEEVEDIAKVAEVADSVKLVVPTEGADSTVEGKVPDGAMKRPRRRRRRLQVKRSSESVEDVGEKDGDDVRTKSNGFRRNGSRRKNSTPRRAAEAGVVSVCDRWV; encoded by the coding sequence ATGGGTAGGCCTAGAGGGAAGGCCAAGAAATCGGCTGAGGATGCAAGGGACGACGACGACGGTagtggcggcgaggaggccgctcCGACCGACCACAAGAGGAGCGGCAGTCCTCTGAAGCCTCTGAGGGACGACGGAGGCGACGAAGAAGTGGAGGACATCGCCAAGGTCGCGGAGGTTGCAGACAGCGTCAAACTGGTCGTGCCAACCGAGGGCGCCGACAGCACGGTTGAGGGTAAAGTTCCTGACGGAGCGATGAAGaggccgcggcggcgccggcggcgtctGCAGGTGAAGCGAAGCTCCGAGTCGGTTGAGGACGTCGGCGAGAAAGACGGTGATGACGTGAGGACGAAATCCAACGGGTTCCGGCGAAACGGAAGCCGCCGGAAGAACTCTACTCCCCGGCGGGCAGCCGAGGCGGGAGTAGTGTCAGTGTGTGATCGGTGGGTTTAG
- the LOC123165508 gene encoding uncharacterized protein YwbO, translating into MPSRLLPIRAPSLAKPTALRFAKHMASNTGKKLIQIDVSSDTVCPWCFVGKKNLEKAMEQTMDKFDFEVRWHPFFLNPDAPKEGVKKSDFYKTKFGPVQFERATARMREMFRGLGFEYDMSGLTGNTMDSHRLITLAGHQGYDKQNALLDELFVSYFCQGKYIGDRQVLMDAARKVGIEGAEELLLDPSKGVDEVKEELNKYSSGISGVPHFVINGKYQLSGGQPPNIFMRAFETAAKDAAE; encoded by the exons ATGCCAAGTCGCCTCCTCCCGATCCGCGCCCCCTCCCTCGCCAAGCCCACAGCTCTCAG ATTTGCTAAACATATGGCTTCAAATACTGGCAAGAAGCTCATTCAGATCGACGTGAGCTCGGATACAGTGTGCCCTTGGTGCTTTGTTGGGAAAAAGAATCTTGAGAAAGCTATGGAGCAAACCATGGACAAGTTTGATTTTGAG GTTCGTTGGCATCCATTTTTTCTGAACCCTGATGCACCTAAGGAAGGTGTCAAGAAATCTGATTTCTACAAGACCAAGTTTGGCCCTGTGCAGTTTGAGCGTGCAACTGCTCGCATGAGAGAG ATGTTCCGAGGACTTGGCTTTGAATATGACATGTCAGGACTCAC CGGGAATACAATGGACAGCCATAGGCTCATAACACTTGCCGGACACCAAGGCTATGATAAACAAAATGCTCTTCTAGACGAACTATTCGTCAGTTATTTTTGCCAAGGAAAATATATTGGTGATAG GCAAGTTCTTATGGATGCTGCAAGAAAGGTGGGCATAGAAGGAGCAGAAGAACTTCTGCTGGACCCTAGCAAAGGAGTCGATGAG GTTAAGGAAGAACTCAACAAATACTCTTCTGGCATTTCTGGAGTCCCTCactttgtg ATCAATGGAAAATATCAACTCAGTGGTGGTCAGCCTCCAAACATATTCATGAGGGCGTTCGAGACTGCTGCGAAAGATGCAGCTGAATGA
- the LOC123167744 gene encoding potassium transporter 26: MEHQPPADDVVVQLSAAAVAAVDERSSTNHDGDNAGAGDGGRARRTFSQYYKMEHRKAPDFKWWQIGVLSYQSLGIIYGDLGTSPLYVFSTVTLPDPGEEDFLGILSLILWTLTLIGLLKYTFVVLHADDHGEGGTFALYSLLRQHVNFSGSMPMPVTRLASDINLKFHSKKKKLPSKMREFLERSTTAQSVITYVVLIATSMVMGDGALTPAISVLSAVQGIQSRSPKITQDHVVILSVIILIILFLFENYGTSKVSFAFSPIMLLWFAFVSLIGLYNIIKYYPPVLKAVSPLHIITFFARNKRKAWEQLGAIVLCITGAEAMFADLGHFNKSSIQMGFSAVVYPSMILAYSGQAAFLIKNPSKLSTTFYSSTPEPLFWPMFIIATLSAIVASQALISASFSIIRQSIALGCFPRVTMKHTSEKYEGQVYSPEVNYFLMITCIVITYGFKGGPQIGQAFGTVVIWVMLFTTTLMTVVMVVIWQTNIIAVGLFFALFFCIEGIYMTSLLNKVLQGGWVPFANTAFFLAITMSWTYGRRKKNEYDAANLVGKQEFIKIVTGSSQVPGICIFCTDLMNGIPPIVRHYVKHTGSIREVMVFVTVRILPVRSVLPEERFLVDKLDHVGVYRCILQYGYMDNHNMDDDDFIVLVVASLKQIADNDEILLLDSAFTNGTSFVIGRTILKMSITRNCFKRFVINNFYRFLQKNFRSNMSSLKIAPGKTLQVGMHYEI, translated from the exons ATGGAGCACCAGCCGCCAGCCGACGACGTCGTGGTCCAGctgagcgccgccgccgtcgcggccGTCGACGAGAGGAGCTCGACGAACCACGACGGCGACAACGCCGGCGCTGGGGACGGCGGCCGCGCGCGCCGCACCTTCAGCCAGTACTACAAGATGGAGCACCGCAAGGCCCCG GATTTCAAGTGGTGGCAGATCGGGGTGCTGAGCTACCAGTCGCTGGGCATCATCTACGGCGACCTCGGGACGTCGCCGCTGTACGTGTTCTCGACCGTGACGCTGCCGGACCCGGGGGAGGAGGACTTCCTCGGCATCCTCAGCCTCATCCTCTGGACGCtcaccctcatcggcctcctcAAGTACACCTTCGTCGTGCTCCATGCAGACGACCATGGAGAAG GTGGTACCTTTGCCCTGTACTCGCTCCTGCGTCAGCATGTGAATTTCAGCGGAAGCATGCCGATGCCAGTCACACGGCTGGCGTCCGACATTAATCTCAAGTTTCACAGCAAGAAGAAGAAACTGCCGTCCAAGATGCGCGAGTTCTTGGAAAGAAGCACAACAGCACAGTCAGTCATCACCTACGTCGTGTTGATCGCGACTTCCATGGTGATGGGTGATGGTGCCCTCACTCCAGCCATCTCAG TTCTGTCGGCCGTTCAAGGAATCCAATCAAGATCTCCTAAGATAACACAAG ATCATGTTGTCATTCTAAGCGTGATTATATTGATCATTCTGTTCCTTTTTGAGAACTATGGGACAAGCAAAGTCAGCTTCGCTTTCTCTCCTATTATGCTCCTATGGTTTGCGTTTGTCTCGCTCATTGGACTGTACAATATTATCAAGTATTACCCACCAGTTCTCAAAGCCGTGTCGCCACTCCACATAATAACGTTCTTCGCAAGGAACAAAAGAAAAGCCTGGGAGCAACTTGGAGCAATTGTTCTATGCATAACGG GTGCCGAAGCTATGTTTGCTGACCTGGGTCACTTCAACAAGTCATCGATTCAG aTGGGATTTTCAGCAGTAGTTTATCCATCAATGATCCTTGCATATTCTGGCCAGGCAGCATTTTTGATCAAGAACCCTTCTAAGCTCAGCACGACGTTCTACAGTAGCACTCCAGAGCCCTTGTTTTGGCCCATGTTTATCATAGCTACTTTATCTGCTATTGTTGCAAGCCAGGCATTAATATCAGCCAGTTTCTCCATCATTCGACAATCAATTGCATTAGGTTGTTTTCCAAGGGTTACGATGAAGCATACCTCAGAAAAATATGAAGGCCAAGTATACTCTCCAGAGGTCAACTACTTCTTGATGATCACGTGCATCGTGATAACTTATGGATTTAAAGGGGGGCCACAGATCGGGCAAGCCTTTG GCACAGTAGTGATATGGGTTATGCTGTTTACAACAACCCTCATGACAGTTGTCATGGTTGTCATCTGGCAAACCAACATCATAGCAGTCGGCCTGTTTTtcgctctcttcttttgcattgAAGGGATTTACATGACCTCACTTCTAAACAAGGTCTTACAAGGTGGGTGGGTTCCATTTGCAAATACTGCATTTTTCCTTGCAATTACAATGTCGTGGACTTATGGGAGACGCAAGAAGAATGAATACGATGCAGCCAACTTGGTGGGCAAGCAGGAGTTTATTAAAATAGTAACAGGGAGCAGCCAGGTACCTGGGATATGCATCTTTTGCACAGACTTGATGAATGGCATTCCACCTATTGTTCGCCACTATGTTAAGCACACGGGTTCCATCCGTGAAGTGATGGTATTTGTCACTGTGAGGATTCTTCCAGTGAGATCTGTCCTTCCAGAAGAGCGCTTCCTCGTAGACAAACTAGATCATGTTGGTGTTTATAGGTGCATACTCCAATATGGCTATATGGATAACCACAACATGGATGATGATGACTTCATTGTATTGGTTGTTGCATCCCTCAAGCAAATAGCTGACAATGATGAGATCTTACTGTTGGATTCAGCTTTCACAAATGGAACAAGCTTTGTGATTGGAAGGACTATTCTAAAGATGAGCATCACACGGAACTGCTTCAAGCGCTTCGTTATTAATAACTTTTACAGGTTCCTGCAAAAGAACTTCAGGTCCAACATGTCTAGTCTGAAGATAGCTCCTGGCAAAACATTGCAGGTTGGAATGCACTATGAGATCTGA
- the LOC123167745 gene encoding 3-oxoacyl-[acyl-carrier-protein] reductase FabG, which translates to MASSLPEKAGVPPWSRLEGQVVLVTGASSGIGRDFCLDLARAGCRVVAAARRTDRLRSLCDEINASADAAASHPRAVAVELDVAAGGSAVEAAVQRAWDAFGRIDVLINNAGLRGGVHSSLDWPEDEWDKLIKTNLTGLWLVAKHVCRHMRDAKIKGSVINISSVAGLNRGNLPGSIGYASSKSAVHSVTKIMALELGAYGIRVNAIAPGIFQSEITAPLLQKRWLSTVVSKIVPLKTNGTTDPALTSLVRFLIHEKASYITGNIFIVDSGVTVPGVPIFSSL; encoded by the exons ATGGCGTCGTCTCTGCCGGAGAAGGCTGGGGTTCCCCCGTGGAGCAGGCTGGAAGGGCAGGTTGTGCTGGTGACGGGCGCCTCCTCCGGCATCGGCCGCGATTTCTGCCTCGACCTGGCGCGCGCCGGCTGCCGGGTCGTCGCCGCCGCGCGCCGCACCGACCGCCTCCGCTCCCTCTGCGACGAGATCAACGCATCCGCGGACGCGGCCGCTAGCCATCCCCGGGCGGTGGCCGTCGAGCTCGACGTCGCCGCCGGAGGGTCCGCCGTCGAGGCGGCGGTGCAGAGGGCCTGGGACGCCTTCGGCCGCATCGACGTCTTGATCAACAACGCTGGCCTCCGAG GAGGTGTTCATTCCTCACTGGATTGGCCTGAGGATGAGTGGGATAAACTCATCAAGACAAACCTTACCGGATTATGGCTCGTCGCCAAGCATGTATGTAGACACATGCGTGATGCCAAGATAAAGGGTTCAGTAATCAACATTTCGTCTGTTGCTGGCCTCAACCGTGGCAATCTGCCTGGCTCCATTGGATACGCATCTTCCAAGTCGGCCGTGCATTCTGTCACGAAG ATAATGGCTTTGGAACTAGGAGCATATGGAATTAGAGTGAACGCAATTGCGCCTGGAATATTCCAGTCAGAAATAACTGCTCCTCTGTTGCAAAAGAGATGGCTGAGCACTGTCGTTTCGAAGATTGTGCCACTTAAGACAAATGGCACTACCGATCCAGCATTAACATCGCTGGTTCGTTTTCTGATCCATGAAAAGGCATCATATATAACTGGCAACATCTTCATCGTAGATTCAGGCGTCACCGTACCTGGTGTTCCAATATTCTCTTCTCTGTAA